Proteins from a single region of Budorcas taxicolor isolate Tak-1 chromosome 7, Takin1.1, whole genome shotgun sequence:
- the HAPLN4 gene encoding hyaluronan and proteoglycan link protein 4 gives MGVPKVQVFQQRGPQACSAVTSPELHIGTFPIHYSPQWILLADARIALSAGICPVFPGCAGEHSPSAWGPLGEGRTGRMVCARAALGPGALWAAAWGVLLLTAAAEAQRGRKKVVHVLEGESGSVVVQTAPGQVVSHRGGTIVLPCRYHYEAATHGHDGVRLKWTKVVDPLAFADVFVALGPQHRAFGSYRGRAELQGDGPGDASLVLRNVTLQDYGRYECEVTNELEDDTGMVKLDLEGVVFPYHPRGGRYKLTFAEAQRACAEQDGILASAEQLHAAWRDGLDWCNAGWLRDGSVQYPVSQPREPCGGLGGAGSAGAGGGASGGVRNYGYRHNAEERYDAFCFTSNLPGRVFFLKPLRPVPFSGAARACAARGAAVAKVGQLFAAWKLQLLDRCTAGWLADGSARYPIVNPRARCGGRRPGVRSLGFPDASRRLFGVYCYRAPGAPDPAPGGWGWGWAGGGGWAGGARDPAAWTPLRV, from the exons ATGGGGGTGCCCAAGGTCCAGGTGTTCCAGCAGCGAGGGCCACAGGCATGCTCAGCTGTCACCTCACCCGAACTCCACATAGGCACCTTCCCTATCCATTATTCCCCGCAATGGATCCTTTTA GCAGACGCCAGGATTGCGCTGTCTGCTGGGATCTGTCCAGTCTTTCCCGGGTGTGCAGGGGAACACAGTCCCAGCGCCTGGGGGCCGTTGGGCGAGGGCCGCACCGGCAGGATG GTGTGTGCTCGGGCGGCCCTCGGTCCCGGCGCGCTTTGGGCAGCTGCGTGGGGAGTCCTGCTGCTCACCGCCGCGGCGGAGGCGCAGCGCGGCCGGAAGAAGGTCGTGCACGTGCTGG AGGGGGAATCGGGCTCGGTGGTGGTGCAGACAGCGCCGGGACAGGTGGTCAGCCACCGGGGTGGCACCATCGTCTTGCCCTGCCGCTACCACTACGAGGCAGCCACCCATGGCCACGACGGCGTCCGCCTCAAGTGGACCAAGGTGGTGGACCCGCTGGCTTTTGCTGATGTCTTCGTGGCGTTGGGCCCCCAGCACCGAGCGTTTGGCAGCTACCGCGGGCGGGCTGAGCTGCAGGGCGATGGGCCCGGGGATGCCTCCCTGGTTCTCCGAAACGTCACGCTACAGGACTACGGGCGCTATGAGTGCGAGGTCACTAACGAGCTGGAGGATGACACGGGCATGGTCAAGCTGGACCTGGAAG GTGTAGTCTTCCCTTACCACCCTCGTGGAGGCCGCTACAAGCTGACCTTCGCCGAGGCTCAACGCGCGTGCGCTGAGCAGGACGGCATCTTGGCGTCGGCTGAGCAGCTGCACGCGGCCTGGCGCGACGGTCTGGACTGGTGCAACGCGGGCTGGCTGCGCGACGGCTCGGTGCAGTACCCGGTGAGCCAGCCCCGGGAGCCCTGCGGCGGCCTGGGCGGGGCCGGGAGCGCCGGGGCTGGCGGCGGAGCCTCAGGAGGTGTACGCAACTACGGCTACCGCCACAACGCAGAAGAACGTTACGATGCCTTCTGCTTCACATCCAACCTCCCGG GGCGCGTGTTCTTCCTGAAGCCACTGCGGCCCGTGCCTTTCTCCGGAGCGGCGCGCGCCTGCGCAGCGCGCGGCGCCGCCGTAGCCAAGGTGGGGCAGCTCTTCGCCGCGTGGAAGCTGCAGCTGCTGGACCGCTGCACCGCAGGCTGGCTGGCGGACGGGAGCGCACGCTACCCCATCGTGAATCCGCGCGCGCGCTGCGGCGGCCGCCGGCCGGGTGTACGCAGCCTCGGCTTTCCCGACGCCTCGCGCCGCCTCTTCGGCGTCTACTGCTACCGAGCGCCTGGCGCGCCGGACCCCGCCCCTggcggctggggctggggctgggctggaggcGGCGGGTGGGCCGGAGGCGCGCGAGACCCCGCCGCGTGGACCCCGCTGCGCGTCTAG